One Hordeum vulgare subsp. vulgare chromosome 4H, MorexV3_pseudomolecules_assembly, whole genome shotgun sequence DNA window includes the following coding sequences:
- the LOC123450676 gene encoding NAC domain containing protein 52-like yields MERSPKTVAGAAFPSTETVVAAAQLGFSLRPRPRPGFRFHPTDQELVGCLLRRKVLGHQGLHIDIDIDIDFVPVVNVYKFEPQDLPGKDRPVRYNGTVIGMKKTLVYHIGRAPRGTRTDWVMHEYRLHDDHDHHIQDTYALCRVFNKNIITPPPDLLGGVDMEKQGIQSVAVGPNTNKDEMQPMSGGGGGDVGIEGMQPISGGVELDNEGMHSVPNNLDMDKEGIQPMSDGPNANKEGILPVFCNTNADKERIDPVSGSIAGDMEGSYPVSDNIIADMEGIHSVFGDAVRHNEEIDDMLGGIYADVDFSWMQCVPDDICYPNIELDMYDSCSQLIDDYSW; encoded by the exons ATGGAGCGATCTCCCAAGACGGTGGCCGGCGCTGCATTTCCATCAACGGAGACGGTCGTGGCGGCGGCGCAGCTCGGCTTCTCCCTccgaccccgaccccgacccGGCTTTCGATTCCACCCGACGGACCAGGAGCTCGTCGGTTGCCTCCTCAGGCGCAAGGTTCTGGGACACCAAGGTCTCCACATCGACATCGACATCGACATCGACTTCGTCCCGGTGGTGAACGTCTACAAGTTCGAACCCCAGGACCTACCAG GAAAAGACCGTCCAGTCAGGTACAATGGCACCGTCATCGGCATGAAGAAGACGCTTGTGTACCACATTGGTCGTGCCCCTAGAGGCACACGCACCGATTGGGTGATGCACGAGTACCGCCTCCACGATGACCATGACCACCACATCCAG GACACGTACGCATTGTGTCGGGTCTTCAACAAGAACATCATCACCCCACCACCAGACCTGCTCGGTGGCGTTGACATGGAAAAGCAAGGGATCCAATCTGTGGCCGTTGGACCTAACACGAATAAGGATGAGATGCAACCCATGTCGGGTGGCGGTGGTGGCGATGTGGGTATAGAAGGGATGCAGCCCATATCGGGTGGTGTCGAGCTGGACAATGAAGGGATGCATTCGGTGCCCAACAACCTTGACATGGACAAGGAAGGGATCCAGCCCATGTCCGACGGACCCAATGCCAACAAGGAAGGGATCTTGCCCGTGTTCTGCAACACCAACGCGGACAAGGAAAGGATTGATCCCGTGTCAGGTAGCATCGCCGGGGACATGGAAGGTAGCTATCCCGTGTCAGACAACATCATCGCGGACATGGAAGGGATACATTCCGTGTTTGGCGACGCCGTCAGACACAACGAAGAGATCGATGACATGTTAGGAGGCATTTACGCGGACGTCGATTTTTCCTGGATGCAGTGTGTGCCGGACGATATTTGCTACCCCAACATCGAACTAGATATGTATGACTCCTGTTCGCAGCTCATCGATGACTACTCGTGGTAA